Proteins from one bacterium genomic window:
- the pheA gene encoding prephenate dehydratase: MRIAYQGEPGAYSDEAVAALFPDGEAVGFPTFRQTFDALTLGAVDAAVMPVENSSAGVVQEVSDLLWELPGLRVVREHVQPVQHCLLGWPGPVERALSHPQALAQCNRYLHSRQIRSVAFHDTAGAARAVAEQRQPGTAAIASRAAAARYGLYVLAEAIQDDAENRTRFVVVEKGSPSRPRDAGPASKCSLAFVAAHRPGSLAQALDCFARRSVNLTRLDSRPMLGRPFEYRFYLDFAINGDSSAPAAAEAALNDLEKASAEIKLFGTYPAA, encoded by the coding sequence GTGAGGATCGCCTACCAGGGGGAGCCTGGGGCATACTCGGACGAGGCCGTGGCGGCGCTCTTCCCCGACGGGGAGGCGGTCGGGTTTCCGACCTTTCGCCAGACCTTCGACGCCCTCACGCTGGGGGCGGTGGACGCTGCCGTCATGCCGGTCGAGAACAGCAGTGCCGGCGTCGTGCAGGAGGTGTCGGACCTCCTGTGGGAGCTGCCGGGTCTGCGAGTGGTGCGTGAGCACGTGCAGCCGGTGCAGCACTGTCTGCTCGGCTGGCCGGGACCGGTGGAGCGGGCGCTCTCTCATCCGCAGGCGCTGGCCCAGTGCAACCGCTACCTGCACTCAAGGCAGATCCGCTCGGTGGCGTTTCACGACACCGCCGGAGCTGCGCGAGCCGTGGCGGAGCAGCGCCAGCCGGGCACGGCCGCGATCGCCAGCCGGGCGGCCGCGGCCCGGTACGGCCTGTACGTGCTGGCGGAGGCCATCCAGGACGATGCCGAGAACCGGACCCGGTTCGTCGTCGTCGAGAAGGGGTCGCCATCGCGTCCTCGTGACGCCGGCCCCGCATCGAAATGCTCGCTGGCGTTCGTCGCCGCCCACCGGCCCGGCAGCCTGGCCCAGGCCCTCGACTGCTTCGCGCGCCGGAGCGTCAACCTGACCAGGCTGGACAGCCGGCCGATGCTCGGCCGGCCGTTCGAGTATCGCTTCTACCTGGACTTCGCCATCAATGGAGACTCGTCCGCCCCGGCCGCTGCCGAGGCGGCGCTCAACGACCTGGAAAAGGCGAGCGCGGAGATCAAGCTGTTCGGGACGTACCCGGCCGCCTGA